A stretch of the Aneurinibacillus migulanus genome encodes the following:
- the speB gene encoding agmatinase, which yields MTKKYQPADSFESPRFCGVRTFMRLPYVQTTEDVDFVVLGAPFDTAASFRVGARFGPGAVRDFSILLRPYNPVRKINVFDYLSGVDYGDLSVVPGYIQESYQKIEEGLLPILEKGVVPITIGGDHSITLAELRAVAKKYGPVGLVHFDAHSDTWDSYFGQKYNHGTPFRRAYEEGLLDTSRSIQVGMRGGLYEPADLDDARKMGFDVVEMHEVQEMGIPAVIERIRNRVGDGPLFLSFDIDFIDPAYAPGTGTPEVAGATTTEALQLVRGLEGLNFVAFDLVEVLPSFDHGQITANAASNVIFEFITHLALKKKAEKEAVAHTQNMQSR from the coding sequence ATGACAAAAAAATATCAACCAGCAGACTCATTTGAATCTCCACGTTTTTGCGGAGTTCGTACCTTTATGCGATTGCCTTATGTTCAGACGACAGAAGATGTAGATTTTGTAGTTTTGGGAGCCCCGTTTGATACGGCAGCTTCATTCCGTGTCGGAGCAAGGTTCGGTCCGGGAGCGGTACGAGACTTCTCCATTCTGCTTCGTCCGTACAATCCGGTACGCAAAATCAATGTATTCGATTATTTGTCCGGTGTAGATTATGGAGATTTATCGGTTGTTCCAGGCTATATCCAAGAATCGTACCAAAAAATTGAAGAAGGATTGCTTCCGATTCTTGAAAAGGGTGTCGTACCGATTACAATTGGAGGGGATCATTCGATTACGTTGGCTGAGCTACGTGCTGTTGCTAAGAAATATGGTCCGGTCGGACTTGTTCATTTTGATGCTCATAGCGATACGTGGGACTCTTATTTTGGACAGAAGTACAATCATGGCACACCGTTCCGCCGGGCGTATGAGGAAGGGCTGCTAGACACGAGTCGGAGCATTCAAGTCGGCATGCGTGGAGGATTGTATGAACCGGCTGATCTTGATGACGCACGTAAGATGGGCTTTGATGTAGTGGAAATGCACGAGGTGCAGGAGATGGGTATTCCAGCCGTTATTGAACGCATCCGTAACCGTGTTGGCGATGGACCGCTCTTCCTCTCATTCGATATTGATTTCATTGATCCGGCCTATGCTCCGGGAACAGGTACGCCCGAAGTGGCTGGAGCGACGACAACGGAAGCGTTGCAGCTTGTACGGGGATTGGAAGGACTTAATTTCGTCGCTTTCGATTTAGTGGAAGTGCTACCGTCTTTTGATCATGGCCAGATTACAGCGAATGCTGCTTCCAACGTCATTTTTGAATTTATCACACATCTTGCACTCAAGAAAAAAGCGGAGAAAGAGGCAGTAGCTCATACCCAAAATATGCAAAGTCGTTAA
- a CDS encoding methyl-accepting chemotaxis protein has translation MKFRSIKSRTLASLLPTFVVVLLFTTTFTYFYSSSLMNRQIEDKMHEQLQNLTSTIEKNLIAHKKIPELLARSLEFSAPSFTKEQYEDILKNALGSNNETFASGIFFEPYKYRQDVKYFAMYAFRKDGKFEVSDEFNSAEYDYPNMDWYKTGKASKQPTVYTDPYFDSVTKTPMLTVSVPFYSKNHEFLGVITCDVDLSSLQKLVGQTKVGETGRAFLLDSKGVYLADADQNKMMKTNIKNDQNTSLAQTSSRLLSEESGMVTYTDENGLNRMYYKKVPENGWILSLVIPEDEMLSPVHSLVNALIAAAVVALVIAVVIILLYSRYITQNITRVNELSATMSGGDFTHHIEIKTEDEFGQMFRNFNSMNDTLRDTMGQIASHTHQVASTSEQLTAGSEQTSKAAEQITESMLEVASGTDEQTTISEDARSVVSEITDSMDQIAEGLQQVNERSMVTAEKAEHGNQNAKEVTGQMNHIYQRVEELAGAVHSLGKKSEEIDHIVALITSISEQTNLLALNAAIEAARAGEHGRGFSVVADEVRKLAEQSSQSASQISHLITEIQQEMRRAAEVMNETNIEVKQGIEMADSASSSFEDILEAAEEVFTHVKDVNRVVLEMDAKKEKMTEAVNQIARISEQTAGLTQGVAAAAEEQNASMEEIASASLTLTKMAEELNDVMSRFKV, from the coding sequence ATGAAATTCAGGAGCATTAAATCCCGTACCCTTGCCTCCCTGCTTCCTACGTTTGTGGTCGTTCTGTTATTTACTACAACATTCACGTATTTCTACAGCTCATCTTTAATGAACCGACAAATCGAAGACAAGATGCATGAACAATTACAAAACCTTACATCCACTATTGAAAAAAATCTAATTGCCCACAAAAAAATCCCTGAGTTGCTCGCTCGTAGCCTGGAGTTTTCTGCTCCTTCGTTTACAAAAGAGCAATATGAAGACATACTAAAAAACGCACTTGGCTCAAATAATGAAACATTTGCCAGCGGTATCTTTTTTGAACCTTATAAATATCGTCAAGATGTAAAATACTTTGCGATGTATGCGTTCAGAAAAGATGGAAAATTTGAAGTATCGGACGAGTTCAACAGTGCTGAATACGATTATCCAAACATGGATTGGTATAAAACAGGAAAGGCCAGCAAGCAACCAACCGTCTATACTGATCCGTATTTCGACTCGGTGACCAAAACCCCGATGCTGACTGTCAGTGTGCCATTTTATAGTAAAAATCATGAATTTCTCGGGGTAATTACGTGTGATGTCGATTTATCCAGCCTGCAAAAGCTTGTCGGCCAGACAAAAGTCGGCGAGACAGGACGGGCGTTCCTGCTTGATAGCAAAGGGGTCTACCTGGCTGATGCGGACCAGAATAAGATGATGAAAACAAACATCAAGAACGATCAGAACACTTCACTGGCCCAAACCTCCTCACGACTGTTGTCTGAAGAGAGCGGGATGGTAACTTACACGGACGAAAATGGATTAAATCGGATGTATTATAAGAAGGTTCCGGAGAATGGCTGGATTCTTTCTCTTGTCATTCCGGAAGATGAGATGCTTTCCCCTGTTCATTCGCTTGTGAATGCGCTCATTGCAGCTGCCGTGGTCGCGCTCGTCATTGCAGTTGTTATCATTCTGCTGTATAGCCGCTACATTACACAAAACATTACACGCGTCAATGAATTATCGGCAACGATGTCTGGCGGAGACTTTACGCATCATATCGAGATAAAGACCGAAGATGAGTTCGGACAGATGTTTCGCAATTTCAATTCCATGAATGACACGCTGCGAGATACGATGGGACAAATTGCTTCCCATACTCATCAGGTCGCTTCTACTTCCGAACAACTAACCGCAGGCTCCGAGCAAACGAGCAAAGCGGCAGAACAAATTACGGAGTCTATGTTGGAGGTTGCCAGCGGCACCGATGAGCAGACTACCATCTCTGAAGATGCAAGAAGCGTCGTATCCGAGATTACAGATAGCATGGATCAAATCGCTGAAGGTCTACAGCAAGTGAACGAACGATCCATGGTAACCGCCGAGAAAGCCGAACACGGAAATCAAAACGCTAAAGAAGTCACCGGGCAGATGAATCATATTTACCAGCGTGTAGAAGAACTGGCTGGTGCTGTGCATTCACTCGGAAAAAAATCGGAAGAAATCGACCATATTGTAGCGCTCATTACATCCATTTCCGAACAAACGAATCTGCTCGCATTAAACGCAGCGATTGAAGCAGCAAGAGCAGGCGAACACGGTAGAGGATTCTCTGTTGTAGCAGATGAAGTTCGTAAACTGGCTGAACAATCGTCGCAATCAGCAAGTCAAATCAGCCATCTTATTACTGAGATTCAACAAGAGATGCGCCGTGCAGCCGAAGTGATGAATGAGACGAATATAGAGGTGAAGCAAGGGATTGAGATGGCGGATAGCGCATCCAGTTCATTTGAAGACATACTCGAAGCCGCGGAGGAAGTGTTTACCCACGTGAAAGACGTAAATCGTGTCGTACTAGAAATGGATGCGAAAAAGGAAAAAATGACGGAAGCCGTAAATCAAATCGCCCGGATTTCCGAACAAACGGCAGGACTCACCCAGGGCGTAGCAGCAGCAGCGGAAGAACAAAATGCTTCTATGGAAGAAATCGCATCCGCTTCGCTTACACTTACAAAAATGGCTGAAGAATTAAACGATGTAATGAGTAGATTCAAAGTCTAG
- the gatC gene encoding Asp-tRNA(Asn)/Glu-tRNA(Gln) amidotransferase subunit GatC — protein MSAISRNEVEYVAKLARLNLTEEEAVKYTEQLNSILEFAGKLNELDTANVPPTSHVLDVYNVMRDDEVRPSVEREDALRNAPDEEDGQFKVPAVME, from the coding sequence ATGAGTGCAATTTCGCGTAATGAAGTGGAATATGTAGCGAAACTCGCCCGCTTGAACCTTACCGAAGAGGAAGCGGTAAAATATACAGAACAGTTGAACAGCATACTTGAATTCGCAGGCAAACTGAACGAATTGGATACGGCCAATGTGCCTCCGACCAGCCATGTGCTTGACGTGTACAATGTGATGCGCGATGACGAGGTGCGTCCGTCTGTTGAACGGGAAGACGCCCTGCGTAATGCGCCGGATGAAGAAGACGGACAGTTCAAAGTACCGGCTGTCATGGAATAG
- the gatA gene encoding Asp-tRNA(Asn)/Glu-tRNA(Gln) amidotransferase subunit GatA: MSLFDKKLADIHTELDKGELTVSDLVNASFERIARTEDKVKAFILLDEENARNRAKELDEQQSRGEEKGLLFGLPAGIKDNIVTQNVTTTCASKLLANYNPIYNASVMDRLHAAQSVTIGKLNMDEFAMGGSTENSGFHNTYNPWNKDYVPGGSSGGSAASVAAGQVYFSLGSDTGGSIRQPAAYCGVVGLKPTYGLVSRFGLVAFASSLDQIGPITKNVEDSAYVLQTIAAHDPFDSTSAEVDIPDYISALSGDVKGLRVGVPKELMGEGIDPEVKEKVNAALKVLESLGATVEEVTLPHTEYAVPTYYILAPSEASSNLARYDGVRYGVRADNAENLIEMYRETRSQGLGAEVKRRIMLGTYALSSGYYDAYYKKAQQVRTLIKQDFDEVFKKYDVIIGPTAPTTAFKIGEKVNDPLTMYLEDICTIPVNLAGIPAISVPCGFASNGLPVGLQIIGKAFDESTILRVAHAYEQNTDYHKARPEL, translated from the coding sequence GTGTCTTTATTTGATAAGAAGTTAGCGGATATACATACTGAATTGGATAAAGGAGAACTGACAGTATCCGATCTTGTGAACGCATCGTTTGAACGAATCGCCAGAACGGAAGACAAAGTAAAGGCCTTTATCTTGCTCGACGAAGAAAATGCGCGTAATCGCGCCAAAGAATTGGACGAACAGCAATCCCGCGGTGAAGAAAAAGGATTGCTTTTTGGTTTGCCTGCGGGTATTAAAGACAATATTGTTACTCAGAATGTGACTACGACTTGCGCTAGTAAGCTGCTCGCCAACTACAACCCGATTTACAACGCAAGTGTCATGGACCGTTTGCACGCGGCCCAATCCGTCACGATCGGAAAGCTAAACATGGATGAATTCGCTATGGGTGGCTCGACGGAAAACTCCGGCTTCCATAACACATACAATCCATGGAATAAAGACTACGTTCCGGGTGGTTCCAGCGGTGGTTCGGCTGCATCTGTTGCGGCTGGTCAGGTTTATTTCTCCCTCGGTTCCGATACTGGCGGCTCGATCCGTCAACCGGCTGCCTACTGTGGTGTGGTAGGCTTAAAGCCGACGTATGGTCTTGTATCCCGTTTTGGCCTTGTAGCATTCGCATCTTCTCTGGATCAAATCGGGCCGATTACGAAAAATGTAGAGGATTCCGCTTATGTGTTGCAGACGATTGCAGCCCATGATCCGTTCGACTCTACGTCTGCCGAGGTGGATATTCCTGATTACATCTCTGCATTAAGCGGCGATGTAAAGGGACTCCGAGTTGGTGTGCCGAAAGAGCTGATGGGTGAAGGCATCGACCCGGAAGTTAAGGAAAAAGTAAACGCCGCACTAAAAGTTCTTGAAAGTCTTGGTGCAACCGTCGAAGAAGTAACACTGCCGCATACGGAATATGCCGTGCCGACCTATTATATTCTCGCACCTTCTGAAGCGTCCTCTAACCTGGCACGTTATGATGGTGTTCGTTACGGTGTTCGTGCCGACAATGCAGAGAATCTGATTGAGATGTATCGCGAGACTCGCAGCCAGGGTCTTGGTGCCGAAGTGAAGCGTCGTATTATGTTAGGTACATATGCGCTGAGTTCTGGCTACTATGATGCATATTACAAGAAAGCGCAGCAAGTGCGCACGCTCATCAAGCAAGATTTCGATGAAGTGTTCAAGAAATATGATGTCATTATCGGGCCAACTGCACCGACGACGGCTTTCAAAATTGGTGAGAAGGTAAATGACCCGCTGACAATGTACCTGGAAGATATTTGCACTATTCCGGTGAACCTGGCCGGCATTCCGGCTATCAGTGTGCCTTGCGGCTTTGCGAGCAACGGCTTGCCTGTCGGTCTGCAGATTATCGGGAAAGCGTTCGATGAATCCACGATTCTGCGCGTCGCGCATGCCTACGAGCAAAATACAGACTATCATAAAGCTCGTCCAGAGCTGTAA
- the gatB gene encoding Asp-tRNA(Asn)/Glu-tRNA(Gln) amidotransferase subunit GatB, with protein sequence MQFETVIGLEVHVELSTKSKIFCGCSTEFGAPPNTHTCPICLGHPGVLPVLNKKAVEFAMKAALALNCEISEESKFDRKNYFYPDLPKAYQISQYDQPIGENGWIDIEVNGETKRIGITRLHLEEDAGKLVHADSGYASLVDYNRVGTPLVEIVSEPDLRSPEEARAYLEKLKAIIQYCEVSDVKMEEGSLRCDANISLRPVGQEAFGTRAELKNVNSFRNVQRGLEYEEVRQADILRDGGEVVQETRRWDEAKGRTVSMRGKEEAHDYRYFPDPDLIKLNISREWVEEIRSSIPELPDARKARYLSEYGLPEYDASVITMSKELSDFFDATVQTGADAKTAANWLMGELIGYLNANEKEMKDIQMTPESLGQMITLIEKGTISNKIAKKVFKEMMETGKSPEKIVEEQGLVQISDEGAIKQMVEEVVAKNPQAVEDFKAGKEKAIGALVGQVMKASKGKANPGVVNQLLRDVLNNL encoded by the coding sequence ATGCAATTCGAAACCGTTATTGGGCTCGAGGTTCACGTCGAGCTGTCCACGAAATCGAAAATCTTCTGCGGCTGCTCTACCGAATTCGGAGCGCCGCCGAATACCCATACATGTCCCATCTGCCTGGGACACCCGGGAGTGCTCCCGGTTCTGAACAAGAAAGCGGTAGAGTTCGCGATGAAGGCAGCGCTTGCGCTGAACTGCGAAATCTCTGAAGAAAGCAAGTTTGACCGGAAGAACTATTTCTATCCGGATTTGCCGAAAGCTTATCAAATCTCGCAATACGATCAACCAATCGGAGAAAACGGATGGATCGATATCGAGGTGAATGGAGAGACGAAACGTATCGGAATTACACGCCTGCACCTTGAAGAAGATGCGGGCAAGCTGGTGCATGCTGATAGTGGCTATGCCTCCTTGGTCGACTATAACCGTGTCGGTACGCCGCTTGTAGAAATTGTATCCGAGCCGGATCTACGCTCACCAGAAGAAGCGCGTGCATACCTGGAAAAACTGAAGGCGATTATACAATATTGCGAAGTCTCCGACGTGAAGATGGAGGAAGGCTCACTGCGTTGTGATGCCAACATCAGTCTCCGTCCCGTAGGGCAGGAAGCGTTCGGTACCCGTGCTGAATTGAAAAATGTAAACTCCTTCCGCAACGTGCAACGCGGCCTGGAATATGAAGAAGTCCGTCAGGCCGATATCCTGCGCGACGGGGGCGAGGTTGTACAGGAAACGCGCCGTTGGGACGAAGCGAAAGGCCGAACCGTATCAATGCGCGGTAAGGAAGAAGCGCATGATTACCGCTATTTCCCAGATCCGGACCTTATTAAGCTGAACATCAGCCGTGAATGGGTGGAAGAAATCCGATCCTCTATCCCGGAATTACCGGACGCGCGAAAAGCACGTTATCTGTCCGAATATGGCTTACCGGAATACGATGCCAGTGTTATTACAATGTCTAAAGAATTATCCGATTTCTTCGATGCGACAGTACAAACGGGCGCCGATGCTAAAACCGCTGCTAATTGGCTGATGGGTGAGTTAATCGGATACCTGAATGCGAACGAGAAAGAAATGAAAGACATCCAAATGACTCCAGAAAGCCTGGGTCAGATGATTACACTCATCGAAAAAGGTACGATTAGCAATAAAATTGCGAAGAAGGTCTTTAAAGAAATGATGGAAACCGGCAAGAGTCCGGAGAAAATTGTTGAAGAGCAAGGCCTTGTACAGATTAGCGACGAAGGTGCCATTAAACAAATGGTTGAAGAAGTCGTCGCTAAAAACCCGCAAGCGGTCGAAGACTTCAAAGCAGGTAAAGAGAAAGCGATCGGTGCGCTTGTTGGTCAGGTGATGAAAGCATCCAAAGGGAAAGCCAACCCTGGTGTGGTAAATCAACTGTTGCGCGATGTGTTAAATAACCTATAG
- a CDS encoding sirohydrochlorin chelatase, protein MRQGVLVISHGSRNGSWIQGVDQLLDELELEIPLEAAFLDMVKDRTIGKGIERLEAQGVEEILVVPLFVSSGSTHLTEIQYALGLVSQPEVETELQPLPIRARVIWAAPMDSHGKVREILRERIQELSVQPEEEVVMLAAHGSDAPGFRERWQEMLERLAMELQRDLGLKQAIYGTIHPDTLRERACMVADNQRLLVIPLFLSSGYYTEKIIPKKLDQIPYVYNRRAYLPDPKVAQWLKETIVSHFREKVAT, encoded by the coding sequence ATGAGGCAAGGAGTGCTTGTGATAAGTCACGGTTCACGTAACGGAAGCTGGATACAGGGCGTTGATCAATTGCTTGATGAACTGGAATTGGAGATACCTTTGGAAGCTGCGTTTCTTGATATGGTCAAGGACAGGACGATAGGAAAAGGAATAGAAAGATTGGAGGCACAGGGGGTGGAAGAGATTCTTGTGGTTCCGCTATTTGTGTCCAGCGGCAGCACTCATTTGACGGAGATTCAATATGCGCTTGGTCTTGTGTCACAACCGGAGGTGGAGACTGAACTGCAGCCGCTGCCGATTCGTGCCCGTGTAATTTGGGCCGCTCCGATGGATTCTCATGGAAAAGTGCGTGAAATATTGCGTGAACGTATTCAGGAGTTATCTGTACAGCCGGAAGAGGAAGTCGTCATGCTAGCGGCTCATGGCAGCGATGCACCGGGGTTCCGCGAACGCTGGCAGGAAATGCTTGAACGCCTCGCTATGGAACTACAGCGTGATCTCGGATTGAAGCAAGCCATCTATGGAACGATTCATCCAGATACACTTAGGGAACGTGCCTGTATGGTTGCGGACAATCAGCGTTTATTGGTCATCCCGTTATTTTTAAGTTCCGGATATTATACGGAAAAGATAATTCCGAAAAAGCTGGATCAGATTCCGTACGTATATAACCGCCGGGCATATCTACCCGATCCGAAGGTGGCCCAATGGTTGAAAGAAACCATTGTAAGCCACTTTCGGGAAAAGGTTGCTACTTAA
- a CDS encoding FadR/GntR family transcriptional regulator: MSLIKKSYQIVAEDLQKMIEEEILQPGERLKTIDKLAEHYGVGKSTIREALSQLKARGLITSRQGEGTFVRRDAAAALKELPTLPVSNLKELTHLLQVRKIIEGGCAEIAALAHDEQDETTLRDILNNMAISGDNEEMARIYDIQFHMAIAQATKNPFLKNMMESISGVMNYTIRDSRNLWVYSKDGSPKRLYQEHLEIFEAILSRDAKKARRVMEKHLDRVEKALDESLIK, from the coding sequence ATGAGCTTAATCAAAAAAAGCTATCAAATCGTAGCTGAAGACTTACAGAAAATGATTGAAGAAGAGATACTACAGCCGGGTGAGCGTCTGAAAACGATCGATAAACTAGCTGAACATTATGGTGTGGGAAAATCAACCATACGTGAGGCACTCAGTCAGTTGAAGGCCCGAGGTCTGATCACATCCCGCCAAGGAGAAGGTACTTTTGTGAGGCGCGATGCGGCAGCCGCCCTGAAAGAGCTACCGACACTGCCCGTAAGCAACCTGAAGGAGCTTACTCATCTGTTACAGGTACGTAAAATTATTGAAGGCGGCTGCGCCGAGATTGCGGCTCTGGCTCATGACGAACAGGATGAAACGACTCTGCGCGATATCCTCAATAATATGGCAATTTCGGGAGATAACGAAGAGATGGCTCGCATCTATGATATTCAATTCCATATGGCGATTGCACAGGCGACCAAGAACCCATTTCTGAAAAATATGATGGAAAGCATCTCAGGAGTAATGAATTATACGATCCGTGATAGTCGCAACCTCTGGGTATACAGCAAAGATGGCTCTCCCAAACGTCTGTATCAGGAACATCTAGAAATTTTCGAAGCAATTCTCAGCCGGGACGCCAAAAAAGCGCGTCGGGTGATGGAAAAACACCTAGACCGGGTGGAAAAAGCATTGGACGAAAGCTTGATTAAGTAG
- a CDS encoding FAD-binding oxidoreductase, whose protein sequence is MIELLSNSSDDLLNIEGGNVVEQSVKSELRSIVGKDYFLDTPNELYVYSYDATPLYQAMPDVVLIPSSVEEVAAIMKVANKNRIPIVSRGSGTNLCGGTVPVEGGIVLNMNRLNAFKEIDQENLTATFGPGVITADVHKAVEAVGLFYPPDPGSMRISTMGGNVAECAGGMRGLKYGVTKDYIMGLEAVLPGGEVLHVGGKNAKDVAGYDVTKLLVGSEGTLAVITEITAKLVPLPAAKQTMVAYYNDLTAAARTVQRVIAAKIIPATLEFLDQATMVVVEDFAKIGLPLDMKAMLIIEQDGSEWQVEQDMARIADICRSEGATEVRTAQTAEEGASLMAARRSALSALARVKPTTILEDATVPRSNLAAMVDQVEVIAKKYDLQICTFGHAGDGNLHPTCLTDERDKEEIHRVEQAFEEIFHAAIKLGGTITGEHGVGMAKAGYLDLKVGPVGMDLMKRIKEAFDPHGIMNPGKIFAKSARRRVVVQTNGCGCKHEHAHN, encoded by the coding sequence ATGATAGAGTTATTATCAAATTCATCTGATGACCTGCTGAATATTGAAGGGGGAAATGTTGTGGAACAAAGTGTAAAAAGTGAACTGCGCAGCATTGTCGGCAAAGACTATTTTCTTGATACGCCTAATGAGTTGTATGTGTATTCATATGATGCGACGCCGCTGTATCAGGCGATGCCGGACGTGGTGCTCATTCCTTCGAGCGTGGAAGAAGTGGCTGCGATTATGAAAGTCGCCAATAAAAACCGGATCCCCATTGTATCACGCGGCTCGGGCACGAATTTATGCGGCGGCACGGTTCCAGTCGAGGGCGGTATTGTTTTGAATATGAATCGGTTAAATGCATTTAAGGAAATCGATCAAGAGAATCTAACCGCTACGTTCGGGCCGGGAGTCATTACGGCAGATGTACATAAAGCGGTAGAAGCAGTTGGTTTATTTTACCCGCCAGATCCGGGAAGTATGCGGATTTCTACGATGGGCGGTAATGTAGCGGAGTGTGCTGGCGGCATGCGCGGTCTAAAATATGGAGTGACGAAAGATTATATTATGGGATTGGAAGCAGTCCTCCCCGGTGGCGAGGTGCTCCATGTCGGCGGCAAGAACGCTAAGGACGTCGCTGGTTACGATGTGACAAAGCTTTTGGTCGGCTCAGAAGGAACGCTTGCAGTCATTACCGAAATCACGGCGAAACTGGTACCGCTTCCAGCTGCAAAGCAAACAATGGTAGCCTATTATAATGATTTGACGGCGGCAGCCCGCACAGTACAGCGTGTCATCGCGGCGAAAATCATTCCGGCCACGCTCGAATTTCTCGACCAAGCGACGATGGTAGTCGTTGAGGATTTCGCCAAAATCGGCCTACCGCTCGATATGAAGGCAATGTTGATTATCGAACAGGATGGCTCTGAGTGGCAGGTAGAGCAGGACATGGCTCGTATTGCTGATATTTGCCGTTCCGAGGGCGCGACGGAAGTCCGCACTGCGCAAACAGCGGAAGAAGGCGCGAGCCTGATGGCGGCTCGTCGTTCCGCACTATCTGCACTGGCACGGGTCAAACCGACGACAATTCTGGAAGATGCAACGGTACCGCGCTCGAACCTGGCTGCTATGGTCGATCAGGTTGAAGTGATTGCCAAAAAGTATGATTTGCAAATATGTACGTTTGGCCATGCAGGTGATGGCAACCTTCATCCGACATGCCTGACGGATGAACGAGATAAGGAAGAAATACATCGTGTTGAGCAGGCGTTTGAGGAAATCTTTCATGCCGCGATTAAGCTTGGTGGAACGATTACCGGTGAACATGGGGTAGGCATGGCGAAAGCTGGATATCTGGACCTGAAGGTCGGTCCGGTAGGCATGGATTTAATGAAGCGGATTAAGGAAGCGTTTGACCCGCACGGCATTATGAATCCTGGTAAAATTTTCGCGAAAAGTGCAAGAAGAAGGGTGGTTGTACAAACCAATGGATGCGGATGCAAACATGAACACGCTCACAACTAA
- a CDS encoding (Fe-S)-binding protein, whose protein sequence is MNEIMNCMQCGFCLPACPTYRQTGKEVASPRGRIALMKGVAQESLDVDSEFEDNMYLCLGCRACETACPAGVPYGSLVETAREVVETHKKEEKKAPFIRDIIFNKVFPYPKRIDKMGTVLWAAQSAGLQTMAQKTGLINLLPRPMAEMQQAVEKIASPSERKKRQKVMRAESGKANLKIGMFKGCIMDVMFYEANQATARVLNKAGCEVIFVDDQVCCGALHAHAGEKDGAVDLAKRNIEAFERAGVDFIVNNAGGCGAALKEYHHWFHDEPEWKERAMTFVSKMRDANELLAELPEITFEKELNVRVTYQDSCHLAHGQGIRNQPRQLIRSIPGVEYIEMIDADSCCGSAGIYNITNFDMSMRILDDKMKNVQQTKAHIIVTSNPGCLLQMKQGIIRAGMKDQMEAVHIMDLLDRAL, encoded by the coding sequence ATGAATGAAATCATGAACTGTATGCAATGCGGCTTTTGTCTACCAGCCTGCCCGACATATCGCCAAACCGGTAAAGAAGTGGCGAGTCCACGCGGACGTATCGCCCTCATGAAAGGGGTCGCGCAGGAGTCGCTGGACGTGGATAGTGAATTCGAAGATAATATGTATCTCTGTCTTGGATGCAGAGCATGCGAGACGGCCTGTCCTGCCGGTGTTCCATATGGAAGCCTGGTAGAGACCGCTCGTGAGGTGGTCGAAACGCATAAGAAAGAAGAAAAGAAAGCACCATTCATTCGAGATATTATATTTAACAAGGTCTTCCCGTATCCGAAGCGTATCGACAAGATGGGGACGGTACTCTGGGCAGCACAATCTGCGGGCCTGCAGACGATGGCGCAGAAAACCGGTTTGATTAACCTCTTGCCGCGCCCGATGGCAGAAATGCAGCAAGCCGTAGAGAAAATAGCTTCTCCGTCTGAACGTAAAAAACGTCAAAAAGTCATGAGGGCAGAGAGCGGGAAAGCGAACTTGAAAATCGGCATGTTCAAAGGGTGCATTATGGATGTGATGTTCTATGAAGCAAATCAGGCAACCGCGCGCGTGTTAAATAAAGCAGGGTGTGAGGTTATATTTGTAGACGATCAGGTGTGCTGCGGTGCGCTCCATGCGCACGCTGGGGAAAAAGATGGTGCTGTGGACCTCGCCAAGCGCAACATTGAGGCGTTCGAGCGGGCAGGTGTTGACTTCATCGTCAACAATGCAGGGGGATGCGGCGCAGCGCTGAAAGAATATCATCACTGGTTCCATGATGAGCCGGAATGGAAAGAACGTGCAATGACATTCGTGTCCAAGATGCGCGATGCCAATGAACTATTGGCGGAACTGCCAGAGATTACATTTGAGAAAGAGCTCAATGTCCGTGTTACGTACCAGGATTCCTGTCACCTGGCCCACGGACAGGGCATTCGTAATCAACCCCGTCAGCTTATCCGCAGTATTCCAGGCGTTGAATATATCGAAATGATTGATGCAGATAGCTGCTGTGGTTCGGCAGGTATCTACAATATTACGAATTTTGATATGTCGATGCGTATTCTTGACGATAAGATGAAAAATGTTCAACAGACGAAAGCCCATATCATCGTTACTTCTAACCCTGGCTGTCTTCTGCAGATGAAGCAGGGCATCATTCGTGCCGGTATGAAGGATCAGATGGAAGCTGTGCATATTATGGATCTTTTAGATCGAGCGTTATAA